The following proteins are encoded in a genomic region of Polynucleobacter paludilacus:
- a CDS encoding peptide chain release factor 3 encodes METNPSSNTAAEVSRRRSFAIISHPDAGKTTLTEKLLLYAGAIQIAGSVKARKASRHATSDWMEIEKQRGISVASSVMQMEYRDCIINLLDTPGHQDFSEDTYRVLTAVDSALMVIDAANGVESQTLRLLEVCRARNTPIVTFINKMDREVKPPMELMDEIETALGIEVVPFTWPVGMGKSFAGVIDIAHSQMRMFKAGEDRVTEDSHTIIDVNDAQLKDRLGSSLDEALTEVDLIQNAMPAFDREAFLAGRQSPVFFGSAINNFGVREILNTLVELAPAPGSRKALQREVSPAENKFSAVVFKIQANMDPAHRDRVAFLRICSGHFERGMKLKICRNGKEVRTNNALSFLSQRRDILDEAFPGDIIGLPNHGLLRLGDTLTEGEQLQFTGLPFFAPEIFRMVESADPLRTKQLRTGLMQLGEEGAIQVFRPMSGGTMLLGAFGQLQFEVVSHRLQTEYGAEVRLLPARFSLARWVSSDDAVALKKFIQENIHRMAEDVVGAPVFLVTHKSELDVASQRWEAIQFHALREHAGLIFQSDLAG; translated from the coding sequence ATCGAAACGAATCCATCCAGCAATACCGCCGCAGAGGTATCTCGTCGCCGCAGTTTTGCAATCATCTCCCACCCAGACGCTGGCAAGACTACGCTTACAGAAAAATTACTTCTGTACGCGGGAGCGATTCAGATTGCGGGTAGCGTAAAGGCAAGAAAAGCCAGTAGGCACGCCACCTCAGACTGGATGGAAATTGAAAAGCAGCGTGGCATCTCTGTTGCAAGCTCTGTGATGCAAATGGAATATCGCGATTGCATTATTAATTTGCTGGACACTCCAGGTCACCAAGATTTTTCTGAGGACACTTACCGAGTTTTAACTGCGGTGGACTCTGCACTCATGGTAATTGATGCTGCCAATGGTGTTGAGTCCCAGACCTTGCGGTTATTAGAAGTTTGTCGCGCACGCAACACACCAATTGTTACCTTCATCAATAAAATGGATCGGGAAGTAAAACCACCGATGGAGTTGATGGATGAGATTGAGACTGCTCTCGGAATTGAAGTAGTTCCCTTCACTTGGCCCGTCGGTATGGGCAAATCTTTTGCAGGTGTGATCGATATTGCTCACTCGCAAATGCGGATGTTCAAGGCAGGTGAAGATCGTGTTACCGAAGACTCTCACACCATCATTGATGTGAACGACGCACAACTGAAAGATCGTCTCGGGTCGAGTCTTGATGAAGCGCTTACAGAAGTTGATTTAATTCAGAATGCTATGCCAGCCTTTGATCGTGAGGCTTTTTTAGCGGGGCGGCAGTCGCCAGTATTTTTTGGTTCAGCAATTAATAACTTCGGTGTTAGAGAAATTCTTAACACTCTGGTTGAATTAGCACCAGCGCCAGGGTCTCGCAAAGCACTGCAACGCGAAGTAAGTCCTGCTGAGAATAAATTCTCGGCAGTGGTATTCAAGATTCAGGCCAATATGGATCCCGCCCATCGCGACCGCGTGGCCTTCTTACGGATTTGCTCTGGTCACTTTGAGCGCGGCATGAAGCTCAAGATCTGTCGCAACGGCAAAGAGGTGCGCACCAATAATGCCCTCTCCTTTTTATCCCAGCGGCGCGATATTCTTGATGAGGCATTTCCTGGTGACATCATTGGCTTACCAAATCATGGCCTACTTCGTCTAGGAGACACGCTTACCGAAGGCGAGCAATTGCAATTTACGGGCTTACCTTTTTTTGCCCCAGAAATTTTTCGTATGGTTGAATCTGCCGATCCCCTGCGCACCAAACAATTACGAACCGGACTCATGCAACTTGGTGAAGAAGGTGCCATTCAGGTCTTCCGCCCAATGTCAGGCGGAACAATGCTCTTAGGAGCGTTTGGTCAACTCCAGTTTGAGGTAGTCAGTCACCGATTACAAACCGAATATGGCGCTGAGGTTAGACTCCTTCCAGCTCGGTTTAGTCTGGCACGTTGGGTAAGCTCTGATGACGCAGTCGCTTTAAAGAAATTCATTCAAGAAAATATTCACCGCATGGCGGAAGATGTTGTAGGGGCGCCAGTATTTCTGGTCACCCATAAATCAGAGCTCGATGTTGCTAGCCAGCGCTGGGAAGCCATTCAATTTCATGCTCTTCGGGAGCATGCCGGTCTCATTTTTCAATCTGACCTAGCCGGCTAA
- a CDS encoding pseudouridine synthase, giving the protein MEDQEKVRVSKLLSELGLCSRREADGYIEQGLVTVDGEVVSELGVRAFRHQKIELQSSAQKQQASRVTVILNKPVGFISHFDDEQEYQPAASLITPENYFPSPLDKGRSTKFNTRGLAPAGRLDIDSTGMLVLTQDGRIAKLLIGENSPIEKEYLVRVEGKLSFADLDLLKHGLSLDGVVLKPAQVSWQNEDQLRFVLREGRKRQIRRMCEMVGLKVLGLKRVRMGRISLGPLPPGQWRFLRPEEQF; this is encoded by the coding sequence ATGGAAGATCAGGAAAAAGTTCGCGTTTCAAAACTGCTCTCAGAGCTAGGTCTCTGCTCTCGGCGCGAGGCTGATGGCTATATTGAGCAAGGTCTAGTGACGGTAGATGGGGAGGTTGTGAGCGAACTCGGGGTTCGAGCCTTTCGCCATCAAAAAATTGAATTGCAGTCTAGCGCCCAAAAACAGCAGGCCTCCAGGGTTACCGTCATTCTGAATAAGCCCGTGGGCTTTATTTCCCATTTTGATGATGAACAAGAGTATCAACCAGCCGCATCCCTGATTACGCCGGAGAATTACTTTCCCAGCCCCTTGGATAAAGGCCGCAGCACAAAATTCAATACCCGTGGTTTAGCCCCTGCCGGCCGGCTTGATATTGACTCTACTGGCATGCTAGTTCTGACTCAAGATGGACGAATTGCCAAACTGTTGATTGGGGAAAACAGCCCTATAGAGAAAGAATATCTCGTCAGAGTAGAAGGCAAGCTCTCATTTGCCGATTTGGATCTTCTAAAACATGGCCTCAGCCTAGACGGCGTTGTCCTCAAGCCAGCCCAAGTCAGCTGGCAAAACGAGGATCAATTGCGATTTGTTTTAAGAGAAGGCCGCAAGCGCCAGATCCGAAGAATGTGTGAGATGGTTGGGCTAAAAGTATTAGGTCTTAAGCGGGTGCGCATGGGGCGAATTTCTTTGGGTCCACTACCACCAGGACAGTGGCGTTTTTTACGGCCGGAAGAACAGTTCTAG